TCTGGGCCGCGCTCGACTATTTTCTTCATGGCTCAACCACTGCGCCACTTGGGGGGATCTGGCCGGGGGTGGCCCTCATGGTGCTCGGCCTTGGAGGGCTGTCAAGAACTTAGGGAAGTCTGCTTAGGCGGACAGCAGCGAAAGGAAGCCGGTGGCCACCACGCCTGCGCTTTCTCTCCGCAGCAGGGGCAAGTCCGACAACTCGGGCAAGCAGGGTAATGAATATGGTGTTCTGCTGGTGTTCATTGTATTGAACCGACGCTCTCCAATCCCAGAAATACGGCTGACAGAGACGGCGGGGCGGCAAATCAACGGACTCCCAATAGCTCCGGACGGGCCCGCTGCACGAAGAGTTTTACCAACGACTGAGTTCGGTGACTGCTCAGCGGGGGCTTGGACTTGGCTGAGCAGTTAGAGTAGGGGCATCTCCGAGGATGCCTGCCCGAACTGCAAAAAATTGGAAGCTCAGCTCGCCAAAGTGCTCGCTGATCTTCAAGAAGTCAAGGCACGTCTTGCCCTGAACAGCACGACCTCCCATCAACCTCCGAGCCAAGACAAGTCTTGGACCCCGAAGAGTGAGCGCCAGAAGTCCGGCCGGACTTCTGGCGCTCAACCCGGTCACCCGGGCAAGACGCTGAAGATGGTCGAACATCCTGATGAGGTCGTAACACTTCCTGTTACCGGACACTGTGGTTGTGGTCATGCCTGGGACACGGTGACGGTCCGTGATGAACTCGCGCGGCAGGTTCTGGACCTGCCTGAGATCCGTCTGCATGTGGTGGAGTATCGCGCCCAAGTCAAGATCTGCCCGACCTGTCACTGCCGCGAGCAGGCCACCTTTCCAGCCCAGGTTCCTGGTCACGTGCAGTACGGTCCCCGAATCCACGGTCTGGCTGTCCTTCTGAACGCCGTGCACTTCGTTCCGTTGAAACGCACCTCGAACATTCTGGAAGCCGTCTGTGGGGCGAAGCTCAGTGACGGCACCATCTCTCTCAGTCTCCAAGTGACTGCTGGACGTCTGACCACGTTTGAGACTGAGCTCAAAGCCGCACTCCTCGAGCAGCCGGTCCTCCATGCCGATGAGACCGGGAGCAAGGTGAATGGGAAGCTGGCCTGGATGCATGTCGTGAGCTGCGAGCAGCTCACACTCTATGGGCACCACGAGCAGCGAGGATACGCCGCTCTGAAGGACATGGATGTCCTTCCTCGATTTAAGGGCACCGTCATACACGATGCCTGGATCACCTATTTCCAACTGCCGGCACAGCATGCACTGTGCAACGCCCATCTCCTCCGGGAATGGCGGCATTTAGCTGAGGGGCACGGACAGCTCTGGGCCGGGGAACTTCGCCGTGCCATGCAACTCGTCTATCACGAGAACAAAATGGGCACACTGACACCGGAAGGAAAAGCTGACTTCCTGGAACGGTTCGACACCTTCGTCCAGGCTGGGTTGGACACCAATCCAGCGGTGGAATCTGTAGCCGGAAACCGCGGTCGGGTGAAGCAAACTAAGGGGCGGAATCTGGCCTTGCGGTGCCAGCGTTACCGCGAAGCGATTCTGCGCTTCCTTCACGACGCACAGGTTCCATTTGATAACAATCAAGCAGAACGAGACATCCGCATGGCCTGCGTCAAGCGCAAAGTTTCTGGAGGCTTTCGATCAGTGGAGTGTGGTGTGAATTTCTGCCGCATTCGTAGCTATACTTCTACACTTCACAAGCAGGGTGTAAATATTTACCCTGGTCTTGTAAGTGTCTTTCGTGGCGACACCCTTATGCCTGACTTCTCGTATTGAGTAGTTGCCTAGATCTTATGTTGAGTGGTTATTGAAGGAGTTAAGTATGGCGAGGATTCTTCTGACTGATTTGCTTAAAGGCAGTCACACTTTACATAGAGATAT
The DNA window shown above is from Deinococcus sp. QL22 and carries:
- a CDS encoding IS66 family transposase; translation: MSEDACPNCKKLEAQLAKVLADLQEVKARLALNSTTSHQPPSQDKSWTPKSERQKSGRTSGAQPGHPGKTLKMVEHPDEVVTLPVTGHCGCGHAWDTVTVRDELARQVLDLPEIRLHVVEYRAQVKICPTCHCREQATFPAQVPGHVQYGPRIHGLAVLLNAVHFVPLKRTSNILEAVCGAKLSDGTISLSLQVTAGRLTTFETELKAALLEQPVLHADETGSKVNGKLAWMHVVSCEQLTLYGHHEQRGYAALKDMDVLPRFKGTVIHDAWITYFQLPAQHALCNAHLLREWRHLAEGHGQLWAGELRRAMQLVYHENKMGTLTPEGKADFLERFDTFVQAGLDTNPAVESVAGNRGRVKQTKGRNLALRCQRYREAILRFLHDAQVPFDNNQAERDIRMACVKRKVSGGFRSVECGVNFCRIRSYTSTLHKQGVNIYPGLVSVFRGDTLMPDFSY